A part of Streptomyces sp. NBC_01210 genomic DNA contains:
- a CDS encoding Yip1 family protein: protein MAGFRIGRGRDNRTSQQQQPQQAPPPPYWGGGGRAVPPYAQQQQPPQWPQAGGGHHQQQPQGSYGEPEYFGDPYQQPPHGDPYANNPGHTQAFSVNEDPYGDGATYRAGAAAAAPSGPRLHWKQLLSGIVLRPGPTFWQMRDYPVWGPALIVTFLYGLLALFGFDKAREETINATISAAIPYVLTTAVAFVIGGLILGAVTHTMARQLGGDGAWQPTVGLSMLIMSITDAPRLIFALFLGGENSLVQVLGWATWVAAGALFTSMVSKSHDLPWPKALGASAIQLIALVSIIKLGTI from the coding sequence GTGGCTGGATTCAGGATCGGACGCGGCCGGGACAACCGCACCTCGCAGCAGCAGCAACCGCAGCAGGCACCGCCGCCGCCCTACTGGGGCGGGGGCGGCCGTGCGGTGCCGCCGTATGCGCAGCAGCAGCAACCGCCGCAGTGGCCCCAGGCCGGCGGCGGTCATCATCAGCAGCAGCCTCAGGGCTCGTACGGCGAACCGGAGTACTTCGGCGACCCGTACCAGCAGCCCCCGCACGGTGACCCGTACGCCAACAACCCTGGCCACACCCAGGCGTTCAGCGTCAACGAGGACCCGTACGGCGACGGCGCGACCTACCGCGCGGGCGCGGCCGCTGCCGCCCCGTCCGGCCCGCGTCTGCACTGGAAGCAGCTGCTGAGCGGCATCGTGCTGCGCCCCGGACCGACGTTCTGGCAGATGCGCGACTACCCGGTGTGGGGCCCGGCGCTGATCGTGACGTTCCTCTACGGACTGCTCGCGCTCTTCGGCTTCGACAAGGCCCGCGAGGAGACGATCAACGCGACGATCTCCGCGGCCATCCCGTACGTACTGACGACGGCGGTCGCATTCGTCATTGGCGGCCTGATCCTGGGCGCGGTGACCCACACCATGGCCCGCCAGCTCGGCGGCGACGGCGCCTGGCAGCCGACGGTCGGCCTCTCCATGCTGATCATGTCGATCACGGACGCCCCACGCCTGATCTTCGCCCTCTTCCTGGGCGGCGAGAACTCCCTGGTCCAGGTCCTGGGCTGGGCGACATGGGTGGCGGCGGGAGCGCTGTTCACGTCGATGGTGAGCAAGTCGCACGATCTGCCGTGGCCGAAGGCGCTGGGCGCGTCGGCGATCCAGCTGATCGCACTCGTGTCGATCATCAAGCTGGGCACGATCTAG
- a CDS encoding IS30 family transposase: MDFEIRKNRKSQGRKPLLRERAAYFQLMEQGYSTREAARIVGIDRRTGKKWRNGHQRGRKAVPPIYQEPGQTPGPPGPEGPPPAPSRYLQEHDRIHIADRLREKASVRQIAAELGRSPSTISREIRRNRRTMPKGGWYYRPHTAQARADARRPRPKTGKIGQNPELRDFIQDHLTMRWSPEQICQALRARFPDRPEMHVTHETVYQALYVQGRGELRRELARSLRTGRARRRPQRQAHKRISRAIKDMVLISERPAEAADRAVPGHWEGDLIIGKDGRSAIGTLVERSTRYVMLVHLPTGHSAIATRNALATTVQTLPPHLWRSLTWDQGSEMAAHRAFTVATDIPVYFCDPASPWQRGSNENTNGLLRQYFPKGTDLSAHTPDHLETVAAELNSRPRKTLGWETPAERLAKLLDLAS, translated from the coding sequence ATGGACTTCGAGATTCGCAAGAACAGGAAGTCGCAGGGGCGCAAGCCGTTGCTCCGTGAGCGGGCCGCATACTTCCAGCTCATGGAGCAGGGCTACAGCACCCGGGAAGCGGCCCGGATCGTCGGCATCGACCGCCGTACGGGCAAGAAGTGGCGTAACGGTCACCAAAGGGGCCGCAAGGCGGTCCCTCCGATCTACCAGGAACCCGGGCAGACGCCCGGGCCGCCGGGGCCGGAGGGACCGCCTCCTGCTCCGTCGCGGTATCTCCAGGAGCACGACCGCATTCACATCGCCGACCGGCTGCGTGAGAAGGCGTCCGTCCGGCAGATCGCCGCCGAGCTGGGCCGCAGCCCGTCCACCATCAGCCGCGAGATACGCCGCAACCGGCGGACCATGCCCAAAGGGGGCTGGTACTACCGGCCGCACACCGCCCAGGCCCGGGCCGACGCCCGCCGGCCCCGCCCCAAGACCGGCAAGATCGGCCAGAACCCCGAACTGCGGGACTTCATCCAGGACCACCTCACGATGCGGTGGAGCCCTGAGCAGATCTGCCAGGCTCTGCGGGCACGCTTCCCTGACCGGCCGGAGATGCACGTGACCCACGAGACCGTCTACCAGGCCCTCTACGTCCAGGGCCGCGGCGAACTCCGCCGGGAACTGGCCCGCTCCCTGCGCACCGGCCGGGCCCGCCGGCGCCCGCAGCGCCAGGCCCACAAGCGCATCTCCCGCGCCATCAAGGACATGGTCCTGATCAGCGAACGCCCCGCCGAAGCCGCCGACCGGGCCGTCCCCGGCCACTGGGAGGGCGACCTCATCATCGGCAAGGACGGACGCTCGGCCATCGGCACCCTGGTCGAACGGTCCACCCGCTACGTGATGCTCGTGCACCTGCCGACCGGCCACAGCGCCATCGCCACCCGCAACGCGCTCGCCACTACCGTCCAGACCCTCCCGCCGCATCTGTGGCGGTCCCTGACCTGGGACCAGGGCTCAGAGATGGCAGCCCACCGCGCCTTCACCGTCGCCACCGACATCCCGGTCTACTTCTGCGACCCAGCCAGCCCCTGGCAGCGCGGGTCGAACGAGAACACGAACGGCCTGCTGCGGCAGTACTTCCCCAAGGGCACCGACCTGAGCGCCCATACCCCCGACCACCTGGAAACGGTGGCCGCCGAACTCAACAGCCGCCCACGCAAAACGCTCGGCTGGGAAACCCCAGCCGAGCGCCTCGCTAAGCTACTGGACCTAGCCAGCTGA
- a CDS encoding tyrosine-type recombinase/integrase yields the protein MGAIIKRCDCVITAWDRCPHPWVVRWREPGGRSGRQREKSYEPGAAGKKLAAKWERKVERDKDTGSYIDPSQAKRTFADVWTEWINAGSDEAQLAVSSRAQYQSIYKNHYADFFGSRPIGSIAASDITKWETLQKEKGYKPYGIHTRKVVLASLFKYAWSAEIIPRNPCKKADARKRKGSAYRPIDPSEVPTTGEVEAIFGKIKPYYRSTVWTMAGCGLRVGEALAMCEQKWDQETGWAKINAQLSSFGANEGAGRGTAIRDEVKWSRTGRRVPVPEIAEESWRAHIATYGTWGDEGWFYESETYAGRFPSRTTFAERWNKAIEDAGLTHRGLTPKSLRHYFASVSIAAGVPMAELAAWMGHASSKTTEQVYVHLLPGAEERIKGAVALAVARDLSESLSRIRSA from the coding sequence ATGGGCGCGATCATCAAGCGGTGTGACTGTGTCATCACGGCGTGGGACCGGTGCCCGCATCCGTGGGTGGTTCGCTGGCGTGAGCCTGGCGGGCGCTCGGGGCGGCAGCGTGAGAAGTCGTACGAGCCGGGGGCGGCCGGTAAGAAGCTCGCAGCCAAGTGGGAACGGAAGGTGGAGCGTGACAAAGACACGGGATCGTATATCGACCCCTCGCAGGCTAAGCGGACGTTCGCTGATGTCTGGACTGAGTGGATCAACGCCGGTTCGGATGAGGCTCAGTTAGCGGTGTCGTCGCGTGCTCAGTACCAGAGCATCTACAAGAACCATTACGCCGACTTCTTCGGGTCGCGCCCCATTGGCTCGATTGCCGCAAGCGATATCACCAAGTGGGAAACGCTCCAAAAGGAGAAGGGGTACAAGCCGTACGGCATCCACACGCGTAAGGTCGTCCTCGCCTCGCTCTTCAAGTACGCGTGGTCGGCGGAGATCATCCCCCGAAATCCGTGCAAGAAAGCGGATGCGCGCAAGCGTAAGGGATCGGCATACCGGCCGATCGACCCGTCAGAGGTTCCGACGACTGGGGAAGTCGAAGCGATCTTCGGCAAGATCAAGCCGTATTACCGCTCGACCGTCTGGACCATGGCGGGGTGCGGCCTGCGCGTGGGTGAAGCGCTGGCGATGTGCGAACAGAAGTGGGACCAGGAGACGGGCTGGGCCAAGATCAATGCTCAGCTCTCCTCGTTCGGAGCCAATGAGGGTGCCGGGCGGGGAACGGCGATCCGGGATGAGGTGAAGTGGTCTCGGACCGGTCGCCGGGTTCCGGTGCCTGAAATCGCTGAGGAGTCCTGGCGCGCCCACATCGCGACGTATGGCACCTGGGGTGACGAAGGTTGGTTCTACGAGTCCGAGACGTACGCCGGGCGCTTCCCCTCGCGTACGACGTTCGCCGAGAGGTGGAACAAGGCGATCGAGGACGCCGGGCTGACACACCGTGGCCTCACGCCCAAGTCGCTGCGGCATTACTTCGCCTCGGTGTCCATCGCGGCGGGGGTCCCCATGGCGGAGCTGGCAGCCTGGATGGGGCACGCCAGCAGCAAGACCACAGAGCAGGTGTACGTACATCTGCTGCCGGGTGCTGAGGAGCGGATCAAGGGCGCCGTTGCGCTGGCTGTTGCCCGTGATCTGTCCGAGTCGCTGAGCCGCATCCGCTCGGCGTAG
- a CDS encoding replication initiator codes for MRSLSEAERDLIRLVNDPGYARWLEQIRSIGGCAHPVYLSGCTITRDAVTGEIIWAYSTGHEPGERLPVRCRNRRASVCAPCSRLHAGDTFHLVRAGLSGGKKVPDAVRNRPRLFVTLTAPSFGPVHRVAEDGGPCRPRRDAPVCEHGRLLGCGLVHSEDDRLAGLPLCADCYDYTSHVLWHTHTGRLWDRFTTAVRRHLASAGGIPRSRLGDDLVVSFAKVAEFQRRAAVHFHAVVRLDGPDGPGTSPPAWATAQLLLDAVRHAAASSFVTPPDSDAYGIERLAWGAQFDARPIRSFSEGDALSDEAVAAYVAKYVSKGAAETAAGLDYRITSLDDIRAAAVNGHVRALMGTCWRLGGLAELEHLRLRGWAHSLGHRGHILTKSRRYSTTYAALRADRAAHLRTGTGTGTANDPDTITESAWRYVGSGHTPGAAQLAAGIAEDHAQNREIGREIRQGGDCA; via the coding sequence TTGCGGTCGCTGTCCGAAGCGGAGCGGGACCTGATCCGCCTGGTCAATGACCCCGGTTATGCCCGGTGGCTGGAGCAGATCAGATCCATCGGCGGCTGTGCCCATCCCGTCTACCTGTCCGGCTGCACGATCACCCGGGATGCGGTCACCGGTGAGATCATCTGGGCGTACTCCACTGGCCATGAGCCGGGTGAGCGACTGCCGGTGCGCTGCCGCAACCGCCGTGCCTCGGTCTGCGCCCCCTGCTCCCGCCTGCACGCGGGGGACACCTTCCACCTGGTCCGTGCGGGCCTGTCCGGGGGCAAGAAGGTGCCCGACGCGGTCCGCAACCGGCCCCGGTTGTTCGTCACCCTGACCGCCCCGTCCTTCGGCCCCGTCCACCGGGTCGCCGAGGATGGCGGGCCGTGCCGTCCACGTCGTGACGCCCCGGTGTGCGAGCACGGAAGACTGCTCGGCTGCGGCCTGGTCCACTCCGAGGATGACCGCCTGGCCGGACTGCCGCTCTGTGCCGACTGCTATGACTACACCAGCCACGTGCTGTGGCACACGCACACCGGGAGGCTGTGGGACCGGTTCACGACCGCCGTGCGGCGTCATCTGGCGTCGGCCGGTGGGATACCGCGCTCCCGGCTCGGTGACGACCTGGTGGTCTCCTTCGCCAAGGTCGCCGAGTTCCAGCGGCGCGCGGCCGTGCACTTCCATGCCGTCGTACGCCTCGACGGACCGGACGGCCCCGGAACGTCGCCTCCGGCCTGGGCCACTGCCCAACTCCTCCTCGACGCGGTCCGCCATGCCGCCGCGTCCAGCTTCGTCACTCCGCCCGACTCCGACGCGTACGGCATCGAACGCCTGGCCTGGGGTGCCCAGTTCGACGCCCGCCCCATCCGGTCGTTCAGCGAAGGAGACGCCCTGTCGGATGAGGCGGTGGCGGCGTACGTGGCCAAGTACGTCAGCAAGGGCGCGGCCGAGACGGCTGCCGGGCTGGACTACCGCATCACCAGCCTGGACGACATCCGCGCGGCGGCCGTCAACGGCCACGTACGGGCCCTGATGGGCACCTGCTGGCGCCTGGGCGGCCTGGCTGAACTGGAACACCTCCGGCTCCGGGGATGGGCTCACAGCCTCGGCCACCGAGGCCACATCCTCACCAAGTCCCGCCGCTACTCCACCACCTACGCCGCCCTGCGCGCCGACCGCGCCGCGCACCTCCGCACCGGCACCGGGACCGGGACGGCGAACGATCCGGACACGATCACGGAATCGGCTTGGCGCTACGTCGGCTCCGGCCACACCCCCGGCGCGGCCCAACTCGCCGCCGGAATCGCCGAAGACCACGCGCAGAACCGCGAGATCGGGCGGGAGATCAGGCAGGGAGGCGACTGCGCATGA
- a CDS encoding DUF6777 domain-containing protein — protein sequence MAVILTVALPGGKKGGGEVFLQTASAAGSDPFTPSTETQDKDAAASSASPGTSSADGTGTLVVNGSHPGLYGGTQNVASCDVEKQVKFLTQNGDKGRAFAGALNIRQPEIPQYMRSLTPTRLVWDTRVTNHGYRNGAAASYQAILQAGTAVLVDDRGVPRVRCACGNPLTPPVAGENKQKYTGRQWASFQPSHLVAVIPANQPMKTVTMFDQNRKGWFQRPSGDLQGKSDARVPAPKGQPAGTPFPVLPPPESTEKHQDKEQEYPEKGKQKDKDSKKDHPKDEPKEKDKPNQEQPKEQPKEQPKEKDSNQEQPKEKDSNQEQPKEKDSNQEQPKEKDSNQEQPKEKDSNQEQPKEKDSNQEQPKEKDSNQEQPKEKDSNQEQPKEKDSNQEQPKEKDSNQEHTGTG from the coding sequence ATGGCGGTGATCCTTACGGTCGCCCTCCCCGGCGGGAAAAAGGGCGGTGGGGAGGTCTTCCTCCAGACCGCCTCCGCGGCCGGCTCTGATCCGTTCACCCCGTCGACCGAGACCCAGGACAAGGATGCCGCAGCCTCGTCCGCAAGCCCTGGTACGTCATCGGCCGACGGCACAGGCACCCTCGTCGTCAATGGTTCCCACCCGGGACTGTACGGCGGTACACAGAACGTCGCGAGCTGTGACGTCGAGAAGCAGGTCAAGTTCCTCACGCAGAACGGCGACAAAGGGCGGGCCTTCGCCGGAGCCCTCAACATCCGGCAGCCCGAAATCCCCCAGTACATGCGGTCCCTGACGCCGACTCGGCTGGTCTGGGACACACGCGTCACGAACCACGGGTACAGGAACGGCGCGGCGGCCAGCTATCAGGCCATCCTGCAGGCCGGCACGGCCGTCCTCGTCGACGACCGGGGCGTTCCGCGCGTCCGCTGCGCCTGCGGCAACCCCCTGACTCCGCCCGTCGCCGGCGAGAACAAGCAGAAGTACACCGGCAGGCAGTGGGCGTCGTTCCAGCCCTCCCACCTCGTTGCGGTCATACCCGCCAACCAGCCCATGAAGACCGTGACGATGTTCGACCAGAATCGCAAGGGCTGGTTCCAGCGTCCGAGCGGCGACCTTCAGGGCAAGAGCGACGCAAGGGTTCCCGCCCCGAAGGGCCAGCCTGCCGGAACGCCGTTCCCGGTCCTGCCCCCTCCTGAATCGACAGAGAAGCACCAGGACAAGGAACAGGAGTACCCGGAGAAGGGCAAGCAGAAGGACAAGGACAGCAAGAAGGACCACCCGAAGGACGAGCCGAAGGAGAAGGACAAGCCCAACCAGGAGCAGCCGAAGGAGCAGCCGAAGGAGCAGCCGAAGGAGAAGGACAGCAACCAGGAGCAGCCGAAGGAGAAGGACAGCAACCAGGAGCAGCCGAAGGAGAAGGACAGCAACCAGGAGCAGCCGAAGGAGAAGGACAGCAACCAGGAGCAGCCGAAGGAGAAGGACAGCAACCAGGAGCAGCCGAAGGAGAAGGACAGCAACCAGGAGCAGCCGAAGGAGAAGGACAGCAACCAGGAGCAGCCGAAGGAGAAGGACAGCAACCAGGAGCAGCCGAAGGAGAAGGACAGCAACCAGGAGCAGCCGAAGGAGAAGGACAGCAACCAGGAGCACACTGGCACCGGTTGA
- a CDS encoding helix-turn-helix domain-containing protein, with the protein MRGGSNRLLTPPQTAEFLAVPLSTLYSNWRTWGLTAYRVGKHLRFRERDLETWLSGRVENLNV; encoded by the coding sequence ATGAGAGGAGGGTCGAACCGACTTCTGACGCCCCCTCAGACGGCTGAGTTCTTGGCCGTGCCGCTGAGCACGCTCTACAGCAACTGGCGTACTTGGGGGCTCACGGCATACCGCGTCGGCAAGCATCTCCGGTTCAGAGAACGGGACTTGGAGACTTGGCTAAGCGGGCGCGTTGAGAATCTTAACGTGTAG
- a CDS encoding DUF7848 domain-containing protein codes for MSTRSVVRHETWTLEPDREPDAEPTTYSMQCAVCEESSAASADIGGPQSWVLAHCGRNPSHHTFREIITRPWRTWRHS; via the coding sequence GTGAGTACGCGCTCGGTGGTGCGTCATGAGACGTGGACACTGGAGCCGGACCGTGAGCCGGACGCAGAGCCGACCACGTACTCCATGCAGTGCGCGGTGTGTGAGGAATCCTCGGCGGCCAGTGCGGACATCGGTGGCCCGCAGTCCTGGGTGTTGGCGCACTGCGGCCGGAACCCGTCGCACCACACGTTCCGGGAGATCATCACCCGGCCGTGGCGCACCTGGCGGCACTCATGA